AGAAGGCGTTGAAATGGTTATGCCTGGTGAGAATGTTAGAATCACTGTAAGTCTTATTGCTCCAGTTGCACTTGAAGAAGGTACTCGCTTTGCAATTCGTGAAGGTGGTCGTACCGTTGGTTCAGGTGTTGTTTCTAAAATTATTAAATAATTTTACAAGCGAGGATTTCCTCGCTTTTTAAGGAATAAAAATGAGAATTAAAATTGGTTTAAAATGTGAAGAGTGCGGTGATATTAATTATAGTACTTTTAAAAATAGTAAAAATACAACTGAAAAATTAGAATTAAAGAAATATTGCCCAAGATTAAAAAAACATACTCTTCATAAAGAAGTAAAATTAAAAAGTTAAGGCTTTTTTAAAAAGCCCCTAGGGCAATAGCTCCAATGGTAGAGCGCCGGATTCCAAATCCGATGGTTGGGGGTTCGAATCCCTCTTGCCCTGCCACAAAATAAGGTTAA
The genomic region above belongs to Campylobacter peloridis LMG 23910 and contains:
- the rpmG gene encoding 50S ribosomal protein L33 gives rise to the protein MRIKIGLKCEECGDINYSTFKNSKNTTEKLELKKYCPRLKKHTLHKEVKLKS